The Acidobacteriota bacterium genome has a segment encoding these proteins:
- a CDS encoding PatB family C-S lyase translates to MKYDFDRIIDRTGTESMKWAYPRQVLGARDAIPMWVADMDFESPPAVIEALRRRVDHGVFGYPLVPPSLCAAAVDWFRRRHGWEVEKAWMAMTPGIVPALNYCVRAFSRPGDPVIIQTPVYHPFYYAIENNGRRVVRNPLRFDGRRYTMDLDDLRTKIDAPGRMLILCSPHNPVGRVWDREELESLGRIAVERDLLVVSDEIHHDLVYGGRRHHVFAALSPELAQQTVTCVAPSKTFNVAGLSTAAVVAANADLLKRFEDEAERSGFDLGNALGIVAFEAAYRHGGDWLDALLPYLEANIDLLETFLAERVPAIGLIRPEGTYLALLDCRKLGLAPGALDDFFLRKAGVYFSDGAMFGRELEGFVRVNFGCPRSVLLEALERIERAVKGQPAGR, encoded by the coding sequence ATGAAATACGACTTCGACAGGATCATCGACCGGACCGGGACGGAATCCATGAAGTGGGCCTATCCGCGCCAGGTCCTCGGCGCCAGGGACGCCATCCCGATGTGGGTGGCCGACATGGATTTCGAGTCGCCCCCGGCCGTCATCGAGGCCCTCCGCCGCCGCGTCGATCACGGCGTCTTCGGCTATCCCCTCGTCCCTCCGTCGCTCTGCGCGGCGGCCGTCGACTGGTTCCGGAGGCGGCACGGCTGGGAGGTCGAGAAAGCCTGGATGGCCATGACCCCCGGCATCGTCCCGGCCCTGAACTACTGCGTCCGGGCCTTCAGCCGCCCGGGCGACCCGGTCATCATCCAGACGCCCGTCTATCATCCTTTCTACTACGCGATCGAGAACAACGGCCGCCGGGTCGTCCGCAATCCGCTCCGGTTCGACGGCCGGCGCTACACGATGGACCTCGACGACCTCCGGACCAAGATCGACGCCCCGGGCCGGATGCTCATCCTCTGCAGCCCCCACAATCCCGTCGGCCGCGTCTGGGACCGGGAGGAGCTCGAGAGCCTCGGCCGGATCGCCGTCGAGCGGGACCTCCTCGTCGTCTCGGACGAGATCCATCACGACCTCGTCTACGGCGGCCGCCGCCATCACGTCTTCGCGGCGCTGTCCCCGGAGCTGGCCCAGCAGACGGTCACCTGCGTCGCCCCGAGTAAGACCTTCAACGTCGCCGGCCTGTCCACGGCCGCCGTCGTCGCCGCCAATGCCGACCTGCTCAAGAGGTTCGAGGACGAGGCGGAGCGCTCGGGCTTCGATCTCGGCAACGCCCTCGGCATCGTCGCCTTCGAGGCGGCCTACCGCCACGGCGGGGATTGGCTCGACGCCCTGCTGCCCTATCTCGAGGCCAATATCGATCTGCTCGAGACCTTCCTGGCCGAGCGCGTTCCCGCGATCGGGCTGATCCGGCCCGAGGGCACCTACCTGGCGCTCCTCGACTGCCGGAAGCTCGGCCTCGCGCCGGGCGCCCTCGACGATTTCTTCCTGAGGAAAGCCGGGGTCTATTTCAGCGACGGGGCGATGTTCGGCCGGGAGCTCGAGGGCTTCGTCCGCGTCAACTTCGGCTGCCCCCGCTCGGTCCTCCTCGAGGCGCTGGAACGGATCGAGCGCGCCGTCAAGGGCCAGCCGGCCGGCCGATAA
- a CDS encoding aminotransferase class III-fold pyridoxal phosphate-dependent enzyme → MDIGAHPETRTTAGQAVRLARDLYGLEAQACALPSEYDDNFRLAAADGSSRVLKVMHPRRDPGFVDMQCAALARIAARDPGLPVPRVVPDGAGRPWSTVPAGDGPPRIVWMLSYLEGRPIAGIRPVTSGLLEELGRALARLDLALEGFSHPAARRELKWDLARAGWIREHLGLLRDPRRRALVEKVLARFDAEAAPVLGRLRCGVVYADANEHNILVRVEPGRPPRLAGLIDFGDMIETAAAAEPAVAAAYASFGAADPLEAVRPLVAGYHRLRPLADEEIAVLDVLVRARLAVSVVNSACRAAAEPGDPYLTVSEAPAWAALEAFDRVPPRLAHYAYRDACGLPPVPHGPAVVGWLRSAAGSFAPVLDHDLRAAPVAVLDLSVGSRMLGADPAAFETPRLTEIVSRAMAGAGAAVGLGRYDEARALYTAGAFAAGAGPSAARRTVHLGVDLSVPPGSAVRAPLDGTVHVVASNDAPKDYGPLVILRHAVPSGPEFFTLYGHLDPGSTAGLEPGRALRAGERFAAVGAPPANGDWWPHVHVQIILDLLGLDEDFPGVAAAGRRTLWTGLSPDPNLILGVPAGRFPAAEPAKTETLAARRRLVGHNLSVSYRDPLKIVRGWMQCLYDEAGRAYLDAYNNVPLVGHSHPRVVRAVQDQMALLNTNTRYLHDNLVRYAGRLTALMPAPLRVCYVLNSASEANELALRLARTRTGREDVIVLEAAYHGHTTGLIDISPYKFNGPGGRGRRPWVHVAPLPDDYRGPFKRDDPEAGKKYAAAVGRVIAEEAAPRGGPAAFIAETLPSVAGQIVLPRGYLAEAYRHVRAAGGLCIADEVQVGFGRLGTSFWGFQTHEVVPDIVVLGKPIGNGFPLAAVVTTGEIAAAFDNGMEFFSTFGGNPVACAAGLAVLDVMEEDRLQDRALRVGGHFLAGLRRLAGRHPIIGDVRGSGLFLGLELVRDRRTLEPAGAEASYVVERLRDLGILAGTDGPLHNVIKIRPPLCFSEADADLFVATLDGILSEDPARAA, encoded by the coding sequence TTGGATATCGGCGCGCATCCTGAGACACGGACGACGGCGGGCCAGGCCGTCCGGCTGGCCCGCGACCTCTACGGTCTCGAGGCCCAGGCCTGCGCCCTGCCGAGCGAATACGACGACAACTTCCGGCTGGCGGCCGCCGACGGCTCGTCGCGCGTCCTCAAGGTCATGCACCCGAGGCGCGACCCGGGCTTCGTCGACATGCAGTGCGCCGCCCTGGCCCGGATCGCGGCCCGCGACCCCGGCCTGCCCGTCCCCCGCGTCGTGCCCGACGGAGCCGGCCGGCCCTGGTCCACGGTCCCGGCCGGCGACGGGCCGCCGCGGATCGTCTGGATGCTGTCCTACCTCGAGGGACGCCCGATCGCCGGGATCCGGCCGGTCACGTCCGGGCTGCTCGAAGAGCTCGGCCGCGCCCTGGCCCGCCTCGACCTGGCCCTCGAGGGGTTCTCGCACCCGGCCGCCCGCCGGGAGCTCAAGTGGGATCTCGCCCGGGCCGGCTGGATCCGGGAACACCTGGGCCTCCTGCGGGACCCGCGCCGCCGGGCCCTCGTCGAGAAGGTCCTGGCCCGCTTCGACGCCGAGGCCGCGCCGGTCCTCGGCCGCCTGCGGTGCGGCGTCGTCTACGCCGACGCCAACGAGCACAACATCCTCGTCCGGGTCGAGCCCGGCCGCCCGCCGCGCCTGGCCGGCCTGATCGATTTCGGCGACATGATCGAGACGGCGGCCGCGGCCGAGCCGGCCGTCGCCGCCGCCTACGCGTCCTTCGGCGCGGCCGACCCGCTCGAGGCCGTCCGGCCGCTCGTCGCCGGCTACCATCGCCTCCGCCCGCTCGCCGACGAGGAGATCGCCGTCCTCGACGTCCTGGTCCGCGCCCGCCTGGCGGTCAGCGTGGTCAACTCAGCCTGCCGGGCCGCCGCCGAACCAGGCGATCCCTATCTCACGGTCAGCGAGGCGCCGGCCTGGGCCGCCCTGGAGGCCTTCGACCGGGTCCCGCCGCGGCTGGCCCATTACGCTTACCGCGACGCCTGCGGCCTGCCTCCCGTCCCGCACGGCCCGGCCGTCGTCGGCTGGCTCCGCAGCGCCGCGGGGTCGTTCGCCCCCGTCCTCGATCACGACCTGCGCGCGGCCCCGGTCGCCGTCCTGGACCTGTCCGTCGGCAGCCGCATGCTCGGCGCCGACCCGGCCGCTTTCGAGACGCCGCGACTGACGGAGATCGTCTCCCGGGCGATGGCGGGCGCGGGAGCGGCCGTCGGCCTCGGACGCTACGACGAGGCCCGGGCGCTCTACACGGCCGGCGCGTTCGCCGCCGGCGCCGGCCCGTCCGCCGCCCGGCGGACCGTTCATCTCGGCGTCGACCTGAGCGTGCCCCCCGGAAGCGCCGTGCGCGCCCCTCTCGACGGGACGGTCCACGTCGTCGCCAGCAACGACGCGCCCAAGGACTACGGTCCGCTGGTCATCCTTCGCCACGCGGTCCCGTCCGGGCCGGAGTTCTTCACCCTGTACGGCCATCTCGATCCGGGTTCCACGGCCGGGCTCGAACCCGGCCGGGCGCTCCGGGCCGGCGAGCGTTTCGCCGCCGTCGGGGCCCCGCCGGCGAACGGCGACTGGTGGCCCCACGTCCACGTCCAGATCATTCTCGATCTCCTCGGCCTCGACGAGGACTTCCCGGGCGTCGCCGCGGCCGGCCGCCGCACGCTCTGGACCGGCCTCTCCCCGGACCCCAACCTGATCCTGGGCGTCCCGGCCGGCCGCTTCCCGGCGGCGGAGCCGGCCAAGACGGAGACCCTGGCCGCGCGCCGGCGTCTCGTCGGCCATAACCTCAGCGTCTCCTACCGCGACCCCCTGAAGATCGTCCGGGGCTGGATGCAATGCCTCTATGACGAAGCCGGCCGCGCCTATCTCGACGCCTACAACAACGTCCCCCTCGTCGGCCACAGCCACCCCCGCGTCGTCCGGGCCGTCCAGGACCAGATGGCCCTTCTGAACACCAACACGCGCTACCTCCACGACAACCTGGTCCGCTACGCCGGGCGGCTCACGGCGCTGATGCCCGCCCCGCTCCGCGTCTGCTACGTCCTCAACTCGGCCAGCGAGGCCAACGAGCTGGCCCTGCGCCTGGCCCGGACCCGCACCGGCCGCGAGGACGTCATCGTCCTGGAGGCGGCCTACCACGGCCACACGACCGGCCTCATCGACATCAGCCCCTACAAGTTCAACGGGCCCGGCGGCCGGGGACGCCGGCCCTGGGTCCACGTCGCGCCCTTGCCCGACGATTACCGCGGCCCCTTCAAGCGCGACGATCCGGAGGCCGGGAAGAAGTACGCCGCGGCCGTGGGCCGCGTCATCGCCGAAGAGGCCGCGCCCCGGGGCGGGCCGGCCGCCTTCATCGCCGAGACACTGCCGAGCGTCGCCGGGCAGATCGTCCTGCCCCGCGGCTACCTGGCCGAGGCCTACCGCCACGTCCGGGCGGCCGGAGGCCTGTGCATCGCCGACGAGGTCCAGGTCGGCTTCGGCCGGCTCGGGACGAGCTTCTGGGGCTTCCAGACCCACGAGGTCGTCCCCGACATCGTCGTCCTCGGCAAGCCCATCGGCAACGGCTTCCCGCTGGCCGCCGTCGTGACGACCGGGGAGATCGCCGCCGCCTTCGACAACGGCATGGAATTCTTCAGCACCTTCGGCGGCAACCCGGTGGCCTGCGCCGCCGGCCTGGCCGTGCTGGACGTCATGGAGGAGGACCGGCTCCAGGACCGGGCCCTGCGGGTCGGCGGCCATTTCCTGGCCGGATTGCGGCGGCTGGCCGGCCGCCATCCGATCATCGGCGACGTCCGCGGCTCGGGCCTGTTTCTCGGCCTCGAGCTCGTCCGCGACCGCCGGACCCTGGAGCCCGCCGGGGCCGAGGCGTCCTACGTCGTCGAGCGCCTGCGCGACCTCGGGATCCTCGCCGGGACGGACGGCCCGTTGCATAACGTCATCAAGATCCGTCCTCCGCTCTGCTTCTCGGAGGCCGACGCCGACCTTTTCGTCGCGACGCTGGACGGCATCCTCAGCGAGGACCCGGCGCGCGCCGCCTAG
- a CDS encoding APC family permease gives MDIKAKLTTFDATMIVVSLIIGIGIFRTPAMVAAAARTPALFYAAWVLGGLVSLLGALTFAEIGGRFAKPGSYYKVVAENYGSGLAFMLNWTNVVIVNGAGAAGVALIGAEYLTPIVFPGAAPTTARVQVTAIVLVLGLLAVNYLGIKTGAWAQNVLSILKVVMIGVLAAAAFLSKKAPEGPASLPLDRPWFFALGVAFIFVFYAYGGYQNTINFGADVHDARRNVPRAIFFGILIVLACYLTINVAYVRTLGVPGIAGAKLVAAETARVTLGETGKLVVSLAIFLSAMGFLNVTLMQIPRVYYSMAEDRTLPAVFKKVNARTQAQEFGLLFLGLIILVSIFLLRKFENIVNYVMFLDTVTLAVVSSSVFFLRRKARASGEAYTGYRVPLYPVLPAVFIATMLAVAGSVLATQTREALYGSIFFAAGLPVFLLMRRVSRRRAEDEPGRPPCS, from the coding sequence ATGGACATCAAGGCCAAGCTGACCACCTTCGACGCGACGATGATCGTCGTCAGCCTGATCATCGGCATCGGCATCTTCCGCACCCCGGCCATGGTCGCCGCGGCGGCCAGGACCCCGGCCCTGTTCTACGCCGCCTGGGTCCTGGGCGGGCTGGTCAGCCTGCTCGGCGCCCTGACCTTCGCCGAGATCGGCGGCCGCTTCGCCAAGCCCGGCAGCTACTACAAGGTCGTGGCCGAGAACTACGGCTCCGGCCTGGCCTTCATGCTCAACTGGACCAACGTCGTCATCGTCAACGGGGCCGGGGCGGCCGGCGTGGCCCTGATCGGGGCCGAGTACCTGACGCCGATCGTCTTCCCCGGCGCCGCGCCGACGACGGCCCGCGTCCAGGTCACGGCCATCGTTCTCGTCCTCGGGCTCCTGGCCGTCAATTACCTGGGAATCAAGACCGGCGCCTGGGCCCAGAACGTCCTGAGCATCCTCAAGGTGGTCATGATCGGCGTCCTGGCGGCGGCGGCCTTCCTGTCGAAGAAGGCTCCGGAAGGGCCCGCTTCCCTGCCTCTCGACCGGCCCTGGTTCTTCGCTCTCGGCGTGGCCTTCATCTTCGTTTTCTACGCCTACGGCGGCTACCAGAACACGATCAACTTCGGGGCCGACGTCCACGATGCCCGCCGCAACGTGCCGCGGGCCATCTTCTTCGGCATCCTCATCGTCCTGGCCTGCTACCTGACGATCAATGTTGCCTACGTCAGGACGCTCGGCGTCCCCGGCATCGCCGGGGCCAAGCTCGTGGCCGCCGAGACGGCCCGGGTCACCCTGGGCGAGACCGGCAAGCTCGTGGTCTCCCTGGCCATCTTCCTCTCGGCCATGGGCTTCCTCAACGTCACCCTGATGCAGATCCCCCGGGTCTACTACTCGATGGCCGAGGACCGGACCCTGCCGGCGGTCTTCAAGAAGGTCAACGCCAGGACCCAGGCCCAGGAGTTCGGCCTGCTCTTCCTCGGCCTGATCATCCTCGTCTCGATCTTCCTCCTGCGTAAGTTCGAGAACATCGTCAACTATGTCATGTTCCTCGACACCGTCACCCTGGCCGTCGTCTCGTCGTCCGTCTTTTTCCTGAGGCGCAAGGCCCGGGCCTCCGGCGAGGCCTACACGGGCTATCGCGTCCCGCTCTATCCTGTCCTGCCGGCCGTTTTCATCGCCACGATGCTGGCCGTGGCCGGGTCCGTGCTGGCGACCCAGACCCGCGAGGCGCTCTACGGGTCGATCTTCTTCGCCGCCGGGCTGCCGGTCTTCCTGCTGATGCGGCGGGTCAGCCGGCGCCGGGCGGAGGACGAGCCGGGGAGGCCCCCGTGCTCATGA
- a CDS encoding uroporphyrinogen decarboxylase family protein yields the protein MTGRERLAAALDHRQPDRIPVDFNGTGVTGMHVRCVIGLREHYGLEKRLVKVHEPYQMLGWIDEDLRDALGIDVEGVYGPETMFGCRNENWTPWRMDDGTEVLMSGNFRTARDANGDTLVFPGGDTSAPPSARLPRDGFFFDTIIRQEPIDEARLDPEDNLQEFAPVSEAALDHFDRESRRAAATGRGVIASFGGTALGDIALVPGPQLKRPRGIRDVEEWYVSTLTRRPYIHRVFERQTGIALANLERIAARVGDRVQAAFVCGTDFGTQQSTFCSVAAFRELYLPYYQRINGWIHARTAWKTFKHSCGAVFDLIPSFIESGFDILNPVQISAAGMDARRLKREFGRDLVFWGGGVDTQKTLAFGTPEEVRAEVLERCDILGRDGGFVFNAVHNIQANVPTANIAAMFRAIQEYGGRD from the coding sequence ATGACCGGCCGCGAGCGCCTGGCCGCCGCGCTGGACCACCGCCAGCCCGACCGCATCCCTGTCGATTTCAACGGCACGGGCGTCACCGGCATGCATGTCAGGTGCGTCATCGGCCTCCGCGAGCACTACGGCCTGGAGAAGCGGCTGGTCAAGGTCCACGAGCCCTACCAGATGCTCGGCTGGATCGACGAGGATCTCCGGGACGCGCTGGGCATCGACGTCGAAGGCGTCTACGGGCCGGAGACGATGTTCGGCTGCCGCAACGAGAACTGGACCCCCTGGCGCATGGATGACGGGACCGAGGTCCTCATGTCCGGGAACTTCCGGACGGCGAGGGACGCGAACGGCGACACGCTCGTCTTCCCCGGCGGCGACACTTCGGCGCCGCCCTCGGCCCGGCTGCCCAGGGACGGCTTCTTCTTCGACACCATCATCCGCCAGGAGCCGATCGACGAGGCCCGGCTCGACCCCGAGGACAACCTCCAGGAATTCGCCCCCGTGTCCGAGGCGGCCCTCGACCACTTCGACCGTGAGAGCCGCCGGGCCGCGGCGACCGGAAGGGGGGTCATCGCCTCCTTCGGCGGCACCGCCCTCGGCGACATCGCCCTCGTGCCCGGCCCCCAGCTCAAGCGCCCCAGGGGCATCCGCGACGTCGAGGAATGGTACGTCTCGACCCTGACCCGCCGCCCCTATATCCACCGGGTCTTCGAGCGGCAGACCGGGATCGCCCTGGCCAACCTGGAAAGGATCGCGGCCCGGGTCGGCGACCGGGTCCAGGCCGCGTTCGTCTGCGGCACGGACTTCGGGACGCAGCAGTCGACCTTCTGCTCGGTCGCGGCGTTCCGCGAGCTCTACCTGCCCTACTACCAGCGCATCAACGGCTGGATCCACGCCCGCACGGCCTGGAAGACGTTCAAGCATTCCTGCGGCGCGGTCTTCGACCTCATCCCGTCCTTCATCGAGAGCGGCTTCGACATCCTCAACCCCGTCCAGATCTCGGCGGCGGGCATGGACGCGCGACGGCTCAAGCGGGAGTTCGGCCGCGACCTCGTCTTCTGGGGCGGCGGGGTCGACACCCAGAAGACCCTGGCCTTCGGCACGCCGGAGGAGGTCCGGGCCGAGGTCCTCGAGCGCTGCGACATCCTCGGCCGCGACGGCGGCTTCGTCTTCAACGCCGTCCACAACATCCAGGCCAACGTCCCGACCGCGAACATCGCGGCGATGTTCCGGGCGATCCAGGAATACGGCGGCCGGGACTAG
- a CDS encoding ABC-type transport auxiliary lipoprotein family protein, translating into MKRTIILPAAAALILLGAACLSTPSKRYFQIVPIEKDSERHPTIDKVLYIEPVRVDPLYDDYRIIYRVSPYELKYYSSVFWAKKPADLFREAIVEYLVRKEGFSRVRIDVLQGDPAIVLRSTVRLVEEIDNPKVWFGRLSMELEFLDFKSGKSLARHTFDKRLPLGARKSQYLPAAVSGILVEELDAAVGKLADALAAR; encoded by the coding sequence ATGAAGAGGACCATCATCCTGCCGGCCGCGGCCGCCCTGATCCTCCTCGGCGCGGCCTGCCTGTCCACGCCGTCGAAGCGGTATTTCCAGATCGTGCCGATCGAGAAGGACTCCGAGCGCCATCCCACGATCGACAAGGTCCTCTACATCGAGCCCGTCCGCGTCGACCCGCTCTACGACGACTACCGGATCATCTACCGGGTCTCGCCCTACGAGCTTAAATACTATTCCTCCGTCTTCTGGGCCAAGAAGCCCGCCGACCTCTTCCGCGAGGCGATCGTCGAGTACCTTGTCCGCAAGGAGGGCTTCTCCCGGGTGAGGATCGACGTCCTCCAGGGCGATCCGGCCATCGTCCTGCGCTCGACCGTCAGGCTCGTCGAGGAGATCGACAATCCCAAGGTCTGGTTCGGCCGGCTGTCCATGGAGCTCGAATTCCTGGATTTCAAGAGCGGGAAGAGCCTGGCCCGGCACACCTTCGACAAGCGCCTGCCTCTCGGCGCCCGCAAGTCCCAGTACCTGCCGGCCGCGGTCTCGGGCATCCTCGTCGAAGAGCTGGACGCGGCCGTCGGCAAGCTGGCCGACGCCCTGGCCGCCCGCTGA
- a CDS encoding MlaD family protein encodes MMTNEQKTRLGIFLALATGIFLVVAAFFIAPKLRDPGEIYVVRFCNTSVNGLPVGGDVKYRGVTVGRVVAIRLDPKDMDCVEVEVKIRPGLTMKTDMQAYMVYLGITGNKYVEISGGNASSPDLKPHAVIAMGRGLGEKADDIVNNIQTTAKRITDVLSPENVARFSALMDNAARGSAALAGVLQGRQTSLDNTLASLEKATADFAAAMTTFKPMVNDLDRLIGTVETGSKQTLGNISQRFSAEELGAAITDLRTFLSTASVSLKKMENVLLEQQTQLQRTFASLGDAMENLSRFSREIAEEPSVILRTRKDKK; translated from the coding sequence ATGATGACGAATGAGCAAAAGACACGGCTGGGGATCTTCCTGGCCCTGGCGACGGGCATCTTCCTGGTCGTCGCCGCCTTCTTCATCGCGCCCAAGCTCCGCGATCCCGGCGAGATCTACGTCGTCAGGTTCTGCAACACGTCGGTCAACGGCCTGCCGGTCGGCGGCGACGTCAAGTACCGCGGCGTCACGGTCGGCCGGGTCGTGGCCATCAGGCTTGACCCCAAGGACATGGACTGCGTCGAGGTCGAGGTCAAGATCCGGCCCGGACTGACCATGAAGACCGACATGCAGGCCTACATGGTCTACCTCGGCATCACCGGGAACAAGTACGTCGAGATCAGCGGCGGGAACGCCTCCTCCCCGGATCTCAAGCCCCACGCCGTGATCGCCATGGGACGGGGCCTGGGCGAGAAGGCGGACGATATCGTCAACAACATCCAGACGACGGCCAAGCGCATCACCGACGTCCTCTCGCCGGAGAACGTGGCCCGCTTCTCCGCCCTCATGGACAACGCCGCCAGGGGCTCGGCCGCGCTGGCGGGGGTCCTCCAGGGCCGCCAGACATCGCTCGACAACACCCTGGCCAGCCTGGAGAAAGCCACGGCCGATTTCGCCGCGGCCATGACGACGTTCAAGCCCATGGTCAATGACCTCGACCGGCTCATCGGGACCGTAGAGACGGGCTCGAAGCAGACCCTGGGCAACATCTCCCAGCGGTTCTCGGCCGAGGAGCTCGGCGCAGCGATCACCGACCTCAGGACGTTCCTCTCGACGGCCTCGGTCAGCCTGAAGAAGATGGAGAACGTCCTGCTCGAGCAGCAGACCCAGCTGCAGCGGACGTTCGCCAGCCTCGGCGACGCCATGGAGAACCTGAGCCGCTTCTCCCGGGAGATCGCGGAGGAGCCGTCGGTCATCCTGCGGACACGAAAGGACAAGAAATGA
- a CDS encoding ATP-binding cassette domain-containing protein: MDIIRARNLTIGYGGEAILRDLTFGIPAGRITVVLGVSGSGKSTLLKSLAGLLPPLGGTYEFAGSPVDYASERSLQGLYDRIGVLYQGGALLNGLSLYENVALPVRMHYPEIPEDMVRDMVHAGLAQVDMAAAADKYPPELSGGMVKRGALARALVLDPDIVFCDEPSSGLDPITSSLLDDLLLRLKETFGMTLVVVTHELRSIERVADRMLVLNDGRLHFDGDAGELAASDDEFIRTFFLRKHHHDDE; this comes from the coding sequence ATGGACATCATCCGCGCCCGGAACCTGACCATCGGCTACGGGGGGGAGGCCATCCTCCGCGACCTGACCTTCGGCATCCCCGCGGGCCGGATCACTGTCGTCCTGGGCGTCAGCGGGTCGGGGAAATCGACCCTGCTCAAGAGCCTGGCCGGGCTCCTGCCGCCCCTCGGCGGGACGTACGAGTTCGCCGGAAGCCCGGTGGACTACGCCTCCGAGCGGTCGCTCCAGGGCCTGTACGACCGGATCGGGGTCCTCTACCAGGGCGGCGCGCTGCTCAACGGGCTGAGCCTCTACGAGAACGTGGCCCTGCCCGTCCGCATGCACTACCCCGAGATCCCCGAGGACATGGTCCGGGACATGGTCCACGCCGGGCTGGCCCAGGTCGACATGGCCGCCGCCGCCGACAAGTACCCGCCCGAGCTCTCCGGCGGCATGGTCAAGCGGGGGGCCCTGGCCCGGGCCCTGGTCCTCGATCCCGACATCGTCTTCTGCGACGAGCCCTCCTCGGGCCTCGACCCCATCACCTCGTCGCTCCTTGACGACCTGCTCCTCCGTCTCAAGGAGACCTTCGGCATGACCCTGGTCGTGGTCACCCACGAGCTGCGCTCGATCGAGCGGGTGGCCGACCGCATGCTCGTCCTCAACGACGGGCGCCTCCACTTCGACGGCGACGCCGGCGAGCTGGCCGCCTCGGACGACGAGTTCATCCGGACATTCTTCCTCAGGAAGCACCATCATGATGACGAATGA
- a CDS encoding ABC transporter permease → MNSRQDRKSEVAPAPSAPRTILLPKKLRAAEVAALLRGLRHPEAGGPLTLDFREVEDFDGAALALLGRVAQDLPGLTAVNVPEAVARAGRGFSRSPSGSWPAKPAEPRTGSRAGRFVRALAGLFLKRARITIEFLSMLADEVFHVAAYFRTRKGVYPGEIGNQMFFMGYGSYPIVCVLLFLVGVTISFAASSPLERFGASTFIADIIGYAMLRELVPLMAGVILAGKIGAAITAELASMSVLEEVDALKTMGVVPERFLMVPRLVAMTAVVPLLVGLADVCGIAGGMTVSAIKYGTLPKEFLDRMVNTVDWTDFAWGLVKTVVFGWTIVVAAGYKGLTVGRSAEEVGRATTESVVLSITLVIVIDCLFAFVLY, encoded by the coding sequence ATGAACAGCAGGCAGGATCGGAAGAGCGAGGTCGCGCCGGCCCCGTCCGCTCCCCGGACGATCCTCCTGCCGAAGAAGCTCAGGGCGGCCGAGGTGGCCGCGCTCCTCCGCGGGCTGCGGCACCCGGAGGCCGGCGGGCCCCTGACCCTGGATTTCCGGGAGGTCGAGGATTTCGACGGGGCGGCCCTGGCCCTCCTCGGGCGCGTCGCCCAGGATCTGCCAGGCCTGACCGCGGTCAACGTTCCCGAGGCCGTGGCCCGGGCCGGCCGCGGCTTCTCCAGATCGCCGTCGGGGTCCTGGCCGGCCAAGCCGGCGGAGCCGCGCACGGGCAGCCGCGCGGGCCGGTTCGTCCGGGCCCTGGCCGGCCTCTTCCTGAAGCGGGCCCGCATCACCATCGAGTTCCTGTCGATGCTGGCCGACGAGGTCTTCCATGTGGCCGCGTATTTCCGGACGCGCAAGGGCGTCTATCCGGGGGAGATCGGGAACCAGATGTTCTTCATGGGCTACGGCTCCTACCCGATCGTCTGCGTGCTCCTGTTCCTGGTCGGCGTGACCATCTCGTTCGCCGCCTCCAGCCCGCTGGAGCGCTTCGGGGCCTCGACCTTCATCGCCGATATCATCGGCTACGCCATGCTCCGGGAGCTCGTTCCGCTCATGGCCGGCGTCATCCTGGCCGGCAAGATCGGCGCGGCCATCACGGCCGAGCTGGCCAGCATGAGCGTTCTCGAAGAGGTTGACGCCCTGAAGACGATGGGCGTAGTCCCGGAGCGCTTCCTGATGGTGCCGCGGCTCGTGGCCATGACCGCGGTCGTCCCGCTCCTCGTCGGCCTGGCCGACGTCTGCGGCATCGCCGGCGGCATGACGGTCTCGGCGATCAAGTACGGGACGCTGCCGAAGGAATTCCTCGACCGGATGGTCAACACGGTCGATTGGACCGATTTCGCCTGGGGCCTGGTCAAGACGGTCGTTTTCGGCTGGACCATCGTCGTCGCCGCCGGCTACAAGGGGCTGACCGTTGGCCGGAGCGCCGAGGAGGTCGGCCGGGCCACGACGGAATCGGTCGTCCTGTCGATCACGCTGGTCATCGTCATCGACTGCCTGTTCGCCTTCGTGCTGTACTGA